In Nitrospirota bacterium, the following proteins share a genomic window:
- a CDS encoding HypC/HybG/HupF family hydrogenase formation chaperone, with the protein MCLAIPSEVVEIEDLMATVDVMGARRAVNLVLMPEEVALGDFVLVHAGFAIQKVDQEAAEDALALLKEVVQKLEQEGAFQEDEDWDALPPPPGFPSL; encoded by the coding sequence ATGTGCCTGGCCATACCCTCTGAAGTCGTCGAGATAGAGGATCTCATGGCCACCGTGGACGTGATGGGCGCCCGCCGGGCCGTCAACCTGGTGCTCATGCCCGAGGAAGTGGCCCTGGGGGACTTTGTGCTGGTGCACGCCGGCTTCGCCATCCAGAAAGTGGACCAGGAGGCCGCCGAGGACGCACTGGCCCTCCTGAAAGAGGTCGTCCAAAAGCTGGAGCAGGAAGGCGCCTTCCAGGAGGACGAAGACTGGGATGCCCTCCCCCCGCCCCCCGGGTTTCCTTCGCTTTAA
- a CDS encoding HyaD/HybD family hydrogenase maturation endopeptidase, translating to MQRIQVRHQGGDEIKTVILGIGNILLRDEGVGVHAVASLGELYEFPPHVELLDGGTMGLDLLPFVEGAENLLIVDAAELGEEPGTVRLLEGSDISSFLDMKFSVHQIGLPDMLFAAELMDISPRRLAMVGVQPQDMGTGTELSETLSNAMGDVLHSVIEKLSAWGVAPSRRSHVPGHTL from the coding sequence ATTCAGCGGATACAAGTTCGTCACCAGGGAGGAGACGAAATAAAAACAGTCATCCTGGGCATCGGAAACATTCTTCTTCGCGACGAAGGGGTCGGGGTCCACGCCGTGGCGTCCCTGGGGGAGCTCTATGAGTTTCCGCCTCATGTAGAGCTCTTGGACGGCGGCACAATGGGCCTCGACCTCCTTCCTTTCGTGGAGGGGGCGGAAAACCTTCTCATCGTGGACGCCGCCGAGCTCGGGGAAGAGCCCGGCACGGTCCGCCTCCTGGAAGGTTCCGACATCAGCTCTTTCCTGGACATGAAGTTCTCCGTCCACCAGATAGGGCTCCCCGACATGCTCTTTGCCGCCGAACTCATGGACATTTCCCCCCGGCGGCTGGCCATGGTGGGCGTTCAGCCCCAGGACATGGGCACCGGCACGGAGCTTTCCGAGACTCTAAGCAACGCGATGGGAGACGTTCTTCACTCCGTAATCGAAAAACTCTCCGCATGGGGCGTCGCCCCCTCAAGGAGGAGCCATGTGCCTGGCCATACCCTCTGA
- the cybH gene encoding Ni/Fe-hydrogenase, b-type cytochrome subunit, whose product MNGRSRVYVWEFPVRFTHWVNVLSILTLSVTGYYIGNPFVHAQYASQYIMGWMRFIHFVTAYVFTASIVVRLYWAFVGNKYSRWTQLFPLTPARWHELLENLKFYLFIRRKPVPTVGHTALAGAWYFFLFVLPAYEIVSGFALYSVSHTGSIVWTALGGWLLAVLDLQTIRLWHHLVMYFILAFVLIHIYIALYLDIAEKNGLMESIFSGYKFVTREETK is encoded by the coding sequence GTGAACGGGAGAAGCAGAGTATACGTCTGGGAGTTCCCGGTAAGGTTCACCCACTGGGTGAACGTACTTTCCATCCTCACCCTCTCGGTCACGGGGTACTACATCGGCAACCCATTCGTCCACGCCCAGTATGCCAGTCAGTACATCATGGGCTGGATGCGGTTCATTCACTTCGTGACCGCGTACGTCTTCACGGCGAGCATCGTCGTGCGCCTGTACTGGGCCTTCGTGGGCAACAAGTACTCACGGTGGACCCAGCTCTTCCCCTTGACGCCGGCAAGGTGGCACGAGCTCTTGGAAAACCTGAAGTTCTACCTCTTCATCCGGCGCAAGCCGGTCCCCACGGTGGGCCATACCGCCCTGGCGGGTGCGTGGTACTTCTTTCTGTTCGTGCTGCCGGCCTACGAGATAGTCTCGGGGTTTGCCCTTTACAGCGTCTCGCACACCGGCTCCATCGTATGGACAGCCCTAGGGGGCTGGCTCCTCGCGGTTCTGGACCTTCAGACCATCCGGCTCTGGCACCACTTGGTCATGTACTTCATCCTGGCTTTCGTGCTCATCCACATCTACATCGCCCTGTACCTGGACATCGCGGAAAAAAATGGGCTCATGGAGAGCATATTCAGCGGATACAAGTTCGTCACCAGGGAGGAGACGAAATAA